One part of the Bacillus sp. FJAT-45350 genome encodes these proteins:
- a CDS encoding erythromycin esterase family protein, whose amino-acid sequence MFITKNLIENIKKYSLPYEENNHIRPLIEAVGEVNYALLGEATHGTSEFYTTRAELTKILIQEKGFNFIAVEGDWPACFEVNCYIKGYENSYSSAKELLQTSFNRWPSWMWANTEMIELIEWLKSYNQTQKVKVGFYGIDVYSLWESMETVIQHLEQTESPILDKAKAAFECFEPFHRKPEQYGLSAALYGEDCMEEVSKLLQSVLHNRVQYNDEDSLNLAVNTLVTSNAEHYYHTMITNDNESWNIRDHHMVEVLKYISNYYGEKAKGVVWEHNTHIGDARATDMNKEGLVNVGQLSREKFGENKVYAIGFGTYQGTVIASTKWGHSYEIMTVPEAHDESFEAYLHKANNGNCILLFDQDNKGEFNETIGHRAIGVIYHPEFEHYGNYVPSQMSERYNAFVFIDETKALSPLKFSD is encoded by the coding sequence ATGTTCATAACAAAAAATTTAATAGAAAATATAAAAAAGTACTCATTGCCCTATGAGGAAAATAATCATATACGCCCACTTATCGAAGCTGTGGGGGAAGTTAATTATGCATTATTAGGAGAAGCAACTCATGGGACTAGTGAGTTTTATACAACACGAGCTGAACTAACAAAAATACTGATTCAGGAAAAGGGGTTCAATTTTATTGCTGTTGAAGGTGATTGGCCTGCGTGCTTTGAGGTAAACTGTTATATTAAGGGGTATGAAAACTCATACTCCAGTGCAAAAGAGTTATTACAAACTAGTTTCAACCGTTGGCCTTCCTGGATGTGGGCTAATACCGAAATGATAGAACTGATTGAATGGCTTAAATCGTATAACCAGACCCAGAAAGTAAAAGTTGGTTTTTACGGTATCGATGTTTATAGTCTTTGGGAGTCTATGGAAACAGTCATTCAGCACTTAGAACAAACAGAATCCCCTATACTGGATAAAGCTAAAGCCGCCTTTGAGTGCTTTGAGCCTTTTCACCGGAAGCCAGAACAATACGGTCTATCGGCAGCTCTCTATGGGGAGGATTGTATGGAGGAAGTTTCAAAGCTATTACAATCCGTACTACATAACCGGGTTCAATATAATGATGAAGATTCATTAAATTTAGCGGTAAATACTCTCGTTACATCTAATGCTGAGCACTATTATCACACTATGATTACCAATGATAATGAATCCTGGAATATACGTGATCACCATATGGTAGAGGTCCTAAAATATATCTCTAACTACTATGGTGAAAAAGCCAAAGGTGTTGTATGGGAACATAATACACATATCGGTGATGCTAGGGCAACCGATATGAATAAGGAAGGGCTTGTGAATGTAGGACAACTATCTAGAGAAAAGTTTGGAGAAAATAAGGTTTATGCGATTGGGTTTGGTACTTACCAAGGAACGGTCATAGCTTCAACAAAATGGGGGCATTCCTATGAAATAATGACCGTTCCTGAAGCTCATGATGAAAGCTTTGAAGCTTACCTTCATAAAGCCAACAATGGAAACTGTATCCTGCTGTTTGATCAAGATAACAAAGGTGAGTTTAATGAAACGATTGGGCATAGAGCGATTGGGGTTATTTATCATCCTGAATTTGAACATTATGGTAACTATGTTCCTTCACAAATGTCTGAGCGTTACAATGCTTTTGTGTTTATTGATGAAACAAAAGCATTATCACCATTAAAATTTTCGGATTGA
- a CDS encoding tRNA dihydrouridine synthase: MIDNFWRELPRPFFVLAPMEDVTDVVFRHVVSAAGRPDVFFTEFTNSDSYCHPEGMESVRGRLTFTEDEQPMVAHIWGDNPEHFRQMSIGMAELGFKGIDINMGCPVPNVASRGKGSGLILLPDVAAELIQAAKAGGLPVSVKTRLGFTDVNEWEEWLTHILKQDIANLSIHLRTRKEMSQVDAHWELIPQIKELRDRIAPNTLLTINGDIPDRQTGLQLAEQYGIDGVMIGRGIFKNPFAFEKDPQEHSSKEYLDLLRLQLDLQDQYAEVLPRSITGLHRFFKIYVKGFHGAGQLRNQLMNTKSTDEVRALLDNFEKEC; the protein is encoded by the coding sequence ATGATAGATAATTTTTGGCGTGAATTACCACGACCATTTTTTGTACTTGCACCCATGGAAGATGTAACAGATGTTGTTTTTCGCCACGTAGTAAGTGCAGCCGGTCGACCTGATGTATTTTTCACAGAGTTTACGAACTCGGATAGCTATTGTCATCCAGAGGGTATGGAAAGCGTGCGTGGTCGTTTGACTTTTACAGAGGATGAACAGCCAATGGTGGCACATATTTGGGGAGATAATCCTGAACATTTCCGTCAAATGAGTATTGGTATGGCAGAGCTAGGATTTAAAGGCATAGATATTAATATGGGCTGCCCTGTACCGAATGTGGCATCGAGAGGGAAGGGTAGTGGCCTTATTCTGCTTCCAGACGTTGCGGCAGAACTTATTCAAGCAGCAAAAGCAGGAGGACTGCCTGTCAGCGTGAAAACACGACTTGGCTTTACGGATGTAAATGAGTGGGAGGAGTGGTTAACGCATATTTTAAAACAGGATATTGCGAACCTTTCTATTCATTTACGTACAAGAAAGGAAATGAGCCAAGTAGATGCGCATTGGGAGCTAATTCCACAAATTAAAGAATTACGTGATCGTATTGCACCCAATACACTGTTAACAATCAATGGAGACATTCCTGACCGTCAAACTGGGCTGCAACTAGCTGAACAATATGGTATTGATGGCGTTATGATCGGGCGAGGTATTTTTAAAAATCCGTTTGCTTTTGAAAAAGATCCCCAAGAGCATAGCAGCAAAGAATACCTTGATTTATTAAGACTGCAGCTTGATCTTCAAGACCAATATGCGGAAGTACTGCCACGTTCAATCACTGGACTTCATCGCTTTTTCAAAATTTATGTCAAAGGATTTCATGGAGCTGGTCAATTAAGAAATCAATTGATGAACACTAAATCAACAGATGAAGTGCGTGCATTGCTTGATAACTTTGAAAAAGAATGTTGA
- the rlmD gene encoding 23S rRNA (uracil(1939)-C(5))-methyltransferase RlmD: protein MKRSNNRHQNKENQTIKMEIGQKFPLTIKRLGINGEGVGYFKRQVVFVPGALPNEEVVAEVTKVNPKFAEAKINKIRKKSPDRIKPTCPVYEQCGGCQLQHMSYEAQLREKKDIVQQAFERHSSLKGDKFPLKQTIGMEEPWHYRNKSQLQVGKNKEKVLAGLYGLNSHKLVDISDCSIQHPNTNQVTQKVKTILEDLNLSIYNERRRRGLIRTIVTRVAFATGEIQLVLVTSQEEIPRKELLVAELKKRIPEVTSILQNVNGEKTSLIFGNETIHLHGAEVIQETLGDLSFELSARAFFQLNPVQTVKLYDEVKKAAQLTGTEKVVDAYCGVGTIGLWLAPQAAEIRGMDVIAESIEDAEKNAKRHGFEHASYVVGKAEKLLPKWINEEGWKPDVIVVDPPRTGCDDKLLKSIIQAKPKRLVYVSCNPSTLAKDCEQLMKAGFKVKYVQPVDMFPHTAHIENVALIELEN from the coding sequence ATGAAAAGGTCGAATAATAGGCATCAAAATAAGGAAAATCAAACAATAAAGATGGAAATCGGGCAGAAGTTTCCACTGACAATTAAGAGGCTCGGTATCAACGGTGAGGGAGTTGGCTACTTCAAAAGACAGGTTGTCTTCGTACCAGGGGCACTACCGAATGAGGAAGTAGTAGCAGAAGTAACAAAGGTAAACCCGAAGTTTGCTGAAGCAAAGATCAACAAAATACGAAAGAAATCACCTGACCGAATAAAGCCTACCTGTCCAGTCTATGAACAATGCGGTGGCTGTCAATTACAGCATATGAGCTACGAAGCACAATTAAGGGAAAAGAAGGACATTGTACAGCAAGCATTTGAACGCCACTCCTCACTAAAAGGGGACAAGTTTCCGTTAAAACAAACAATAGGAATGGAAGAACCATGGCATTATCGAAACAAAAGCCAGCTTCAAGTAGGTAAGAATAAAGAGAAGGTATTAGCTGGATTATATGGTCTTAATTCGCATAAGTTAGTGGACATATCAGACTGTTCAATTCAACATCCGAATACGAACCAAGTTACACAAAAGGTAAAGACTATATTAGAGGATTTAAACCTATCGATATATAACGAACGAAGACGAAGAGGATTAATCCGAACGATTGTGACAAGAGTTGCTTTTGCAACAGGAGAAATTCAATTAGTGCTAGTAACATCCCAAGAGGAAATCCCTCGAAAAGAACTACTAGTGGCAGAACTAAAAAAACGGATTCCTGAAGTTACATCGATTCTCCAAAATGTAAACGGAGAAAAAACATCCCTCATTTTCGGAAACGAAACGATCCACCTTCACGGAGCAGAGGTTATTCAAGAAACGTTAGGTGATTTATCGTTTGAGCTCTCGGCACGAGCGTTTTTTCAGCTTAATCCAGTACAGACGGTCAAGCTCTATGATGAAGTGAAAAAAGCTGCTCAGTTAACAGGAACAGAAAAAGTAGTAGACGCTTACTGTGGAGTTGGAACAATTGGTCTATGGCTTGCACCACAAGCAGCAGAAATCAGAGGAATGGACGTCATTGCTGAATCAATTGAAGACGCAGAGAAAAATGCTAAAAGACATGGCTTCGAACACGCTTCTTATGTAGTAGGAAAAGCAGAAAAGTTGCTACCAAAGTGGATAAATGAAGAAGGCTGGAAACCAGATGTAATCGTAGTCGACCCGCCAAGAACAGGATGCGACGACAAGCTATTAAAATCAATTATCCAAGCAAAACCCAAACGACTAGTATACGTTTCCTGTAACCCTTCGACACTTGCAAAGGACTGTGAGCAGTTGATGAAAGCAGGATTTAAGGTGAAGTATGTACAGCCGGTGGATATGTTTCCACATACGGCTCACATAGAAAATGTCGCGTTGATCGAACTTGAGAACTAA
- a CDS encoding GAF domain-containing protein: protein MSIPTDVASLQIMAQVFKKENTQSIFDKTVESLVAEVPYIDWVGIYLLEESDSKLVAASDFDKDLQWECNGELKFPITNSVDEQIGLMVVRSKQPIAFDVTDVSTLETISKAIGEQSFAN from the coding sequence ATGTCGATACCAACAGATGTTGCTTCATTACAAATTATGGCCCAAGTTTTCAAGAAGGAGAACACTCAATCTATTTTTGATAAAACAGTTGAAAGTCTAGTAGCTGAAGTTCCGTACATAGACTGGGTTGGGATTTACCTTTTAGAGGAATCAGATAGTAAGTTAGTTGCTGCTTCTGATTTTGATAAAGATTTACAGTGGGAGTGTAATGGGGAGTTAAAGTTCCCAATTACCAATTCAGTTGACGAACAAATTGGATTAATGGTTGTTAGAAGTAAGCAACCAATTGCATTTGATGTAACTGACGTTAGTACGTTGGAAACAATCTCAAAGGCGATTGGCGAACAAAGCTTTGCAAACTAA